The DNA window TGATGGTATCCGTGACCGGGACTCCCGGCACGATGCCCGCCGCGGTCTGCGCCACTCCGGTGACGACAGCGTCGAACACGCTTGTTGGTGTGAGAGCCCGCGCTGCGTCGTGCACCAGCACGATCCGTACCGAGTCACCGAGAGCATCGAGGCCGCGGGCCACTGACTGCTGCCGCGTGGCTCCTCCGGCCACAACGCTCGCGTACTGAGCGGCAGGGCCGGCAGCATCCGTCACGATCGACCGCGCTTCGTCGACCAGCTCGGCGGGAGCGACGACAACGACCTGGGCCTCGCGCTGCATGCTGAAGATCGGGTCGAGTGAGCGCGCCAGTATGGTCCGGCTGCCGAGCGGGGCGAAAGCTTTAGGGCGGGCAGCGCCCAGCCTCGTGCCGCTGCCTGCCGCGACCACGATGACACCAACGATCGGCGACCGGTCACGGCCGACCTTCGGACTCGACGCGTTCGAACTCATAGTGTTCGAGCGTAGAGCACCTGCCGACCGTCCGCTCGGGGCGGGGCTGGTGAAACCGGCGCCCTGCGGCTCAGGAGGCCAGGACCTCGTCGAGAACCGTCGACGCGCTGTCTTCGTCGGTCTTTTCGGCGAGGGCAAGTTCGGAGATGAGGATCTGCCGCGCCTTCGCGAGCATCCGCTTCTCCCCCGCGCTCAGGCCGCGATCCTGATCACGGCGCCACAGGTCGCGAACCACCTCGCTGACCTTGATCACGTCGCCGGATGCCAGCTTTTCGAGGTTCGCCTTGTACCGGCGCGACCAGTTGGTCGGTTCCTCGGTGAACGGGGCACGCAACACGTCGAAGACGCGCTCGAGACCCTCCTGGCCGATGACGTCGCGGACACCGACGAGGTCGACGTTCTCCGCGGGAACCTCGATGACGAGGTCACCCTGGGTGACACGGAGCTTGAGGTAGAGCTTCTCTTCGCCCTTCACCATCCGGGTCTTCACTTCGGCGATCGTCGCCGCTCCATGGTGGGGATATACGACAGTTTCGCCGACCTCAAAAAGCATGAATGCCCGTCCCTTCAGCGCCGATCAGTTTATCACAGCGGCTATGCACTATGCTTCGCTCCCGACCGTGCCCGAGCCGGTCGGGCGGCTACGCTAAACTCAAGAAGTACCCCCGCACGCGAGCGCTTTCGCCCGCCTGCCCTGAAGTTTTTCCTGGAGGACCTGTGAAGGCGCGATTGATCGCATCCGTAGCGTTGGCGGCAACAGTCGTGTTCGGCACGACCGGGTGCAACCTGGTCTCCCCCCAGTCGACGACCAAGGAATACGACCCGAGCGACGGCGTCAGCGTCAATGTCGGCGACCTCCGACTTCGCAACCTCATCGTCCTGACGGACGACGGCATCGACGGCAACCTCATCGTCACCGTGGTGAACACCGGCGGGCCTCACTCGCTGTCGCTGCAGTACGGCGAGGACGACACGACGGTCAGTACCATCGTCGACGGCAACGTCAGCACGGTGTTCGGCGGAGAGAGCGCGCCGCTCGTCCTCCCGGACATCGACGCAGAGCCCGGTTCGTTCATGCCGATGTTCGTGCAGTACGGCAACGAAACGGGCAAGGAAGTCCTCGTGCCAGTGCTCGACGGCACGATCGCCCCATACGACGAGTTCATCACCGAGGCATCGACCGACGAGTAACCCGGGCGCCTAAGCCTCGAAGCGGTACCCGAGGCCGCGCACGGTCAGGAGCATCCTCGGCTCTGACGGGCTCTCTTCGATGCGCGACCTGATCCGCTTGATGTGAACGTCGAGCGTCTTCGTGTCTCCGACGTAGTCGCTGCCCCAGACGCGATCGATGAGCTGACCGCGCGTGAGTACCCTGCCCGCATTCCTGAGCAGCAGCTCGAGGAGTTCGAATTCCTTGAGTGGCATGGCGGTCTCGGTCCCCCTGACCTCGACGGTGTGGCGCTCGACGTCCATCCTCACCGAGCCCGCTTCGAGGACGGCTTCATCGACCCCGGCGTCCTCGGTCACTCTGCGACGCGTGACCGCGCGGATCCGGGCGAGCAGCTCGCGGCTCGAGTACGGTTTGGTGACGTAGTCGTCCGCTCCGAGCTCGAGCCCGACCACGATGTCCACTTCCGAATCCTTCGCGGTGAGCATGATGATGGGCGTCTGTGACACCGCCCGGATTTGCCGGCAGACCTCGGTCCCGGGAATCCCCGGAAGCATGAGGTCGAGGAGGACGAGATCCGGTGCTGTTTCGTGGAACGCCCTGACGGCGGCATGGCCGTCAGCAGCGACCGCCACGTCGTATCCCTCACGTTCCAGCAGGTACGTCAGCGGTTCGCTGAGCGCCTCTTCGTCTTCAACGAGCAGGATGCGTGTCATGCGGCGTGTCCTTACTGTGGGAACCGGCGGGTCCTGATGTGCCCGTTATCGGAATCGATTCGGTGGCAGGTGTCCTGGCCGCCTCCGGCAAGCGGATGGTGAACGTGGAGCCGCGACCGAGCTTCGACCACACCCGGACTTCACCCCCGTGGTTCTGCACCGCGTGCTTCACGATGGACAGGCCGAGACCAGTACCGCCCGTGTTGCGCGACCTGGCCTGGTCGACGCGGAAGA is part of the Mycetocola zhujimingii genome and encodes:
- a CDS encoding CarD family transcriptional regulator, whose amino-acid sequence is MLFEVGETVVYPHHGAATIAEVKTRMVKGEEKLYLKLRVTQGDLVIEVPAENVDLVGVRDVIGQEGLERVFDVLRAPFTEEPTNWSRRYKANLEKLASGDVIKVSEVVRDLWRRDQDRGLSAGEKRMLAKARQILISELALAEKTDEDSASTVLDEVLAS
- a CDS encoding response regulator transcription factor: MTRILLVEDEEALSEPLTYLLEREGYDVAVAADGHAAVRAFHETAPDLVLLDLMLPGIPGTEVCRQIRAVSQTPIIMLTAKDSEVDIVVGLELGADDYVTKPYSSRELLARIRAVTRRRVTEDAGVDEAVLEAGSVRMDVERHTVEVRGTETAMPLKEFELLELLLRNAGRVLTRGQLIDRVWGSDYVGDTKTLDVHIKRIRSRIEESPSEPRMLLTVRGLGYRFEA